Below is a genomic region from Pseudomonadota bacterium.
GCATGCGGAGAAAAGATGAGAAACCACCGGAGGACCATTGGAAAAAAAGGTTCCCCGAACTTGAAAAGGATCTCTTGGACGCATACTACAAATATAAGGGCTGGAACAACGATGGGATTCCCACTAAAGAATCTTTGCATGAGCTGGGTTTGGATTACGTCAGTGAGGACTTTGTCGCCAGAGGAATCTTAAACGACAGTGAAGATGCCCCGGCTGCTGCAGCGGATAAAGACTAGAAATAGAGTGTAGGAGAGGTGATGACCGTGACCGGTGAGAAGAAAACAAAAATAGTGAAAACCATAAGAATTGATGTTGATAAATGTAATGGTTGTCGGGCCTGTGAGGTGATCTGCTCCGCCTTTCATGCCGAGCCTAAATACAGCAGCAATAACCCGGCCAGATCCCGGATTCGGGTGATTCGCGATCCTCTGAGAGACATCTATATTCCTGTATATGCGGGGGAGTATACGGTTGCCGAATGTGCCGGCCGGGACAAATACATAATTGACGGCAAAGAATACGATGAATGCGCGTTCTGTCGGGCTTCCTGTCCCTCCAGGGATGAGTTCAAAGAACCTGATTCCGGTCTGCCACTCAAATGCGATATGTGTGAAGGTGAAGAAGGGGGCCCCTTATGTGTTCAATGGTGCTTGGCTGAGGCCCTGATTTACGAAGAGCGGGAAGAGGAAATTGAAGTAGAGGAGACGCCGGAGGATTTGGAAATCGGCCTGGAATCATTAGCCAGCAAATTTGGATTGCAGGAGCTGAGAGATACTTTGGCCCGGATGTCACAGAAGGGCTGAGGGTTGGAGAGTTAGACTAAATTAAGCAATTAGCCATTAGCTGTTAGCTCAATGAATTCAAGATGTTTTGTTGTTTACAGTTTTAACCCGTTTGGTGTTTTAAGTTATTTAGCTAATGACTTGATTTTATATAGCTAAATGCTGAGAGCTAACAGCTAATAGCTCAGATTAGATTAGACCAAATCAGAAAGTTGAGAAAAGGATTGATAAAGACAGTGGAAACTGTAGCCCCCTTCATAGAAATTGTTGATGAGATAAAAGAGGCTGGCGGAGAAACCTTTAAACTCTGCTATCAGTGCGGGAAATGTGATGCCGTCTGCCCCTGGAACAAGGTCATAACCTTCAGTATGCGTAAGATAATCCGCGAGGCCGCCTTTGGCCTGACTGATATTGAAGGTGAAAGCATCTGGCGTTGTACC
It encodes:
- a CDS encoding (4Fe-4S)-binding protein, translated to MTVTGEKKTKIVKTIRIDVDKCNGCRACEVICSAFHAEPKYSSNNPARSRIRVIRDPLRDIYIPVYAGEYTVAECAGRDKYIIDGKEYDECAFCRASCPSRDEFKEPDSGLPLKCDMCEGEEGGPLCVQWCLAEALIYEEREEEIEVEETPEDLEIGLESLASKFGLQELRDTLARMSQKG